The following coding sequences lie in one Micromonospora sp. R77 genomic window:
- the ggt gene encoding gamma-glutamyltransferase: MRGDRMRPPALTAATMVLATVGAVGVSAPAQAKPVEPAKTPTAVGYGGAISTVDATATAVGLDVLKRGGNAVDAAVAAAATLGVTEPFSAGIGGGGFLVYYDARTKKVHTIDGRETAPASTTETLFIDPATGQPYAFDEARISGLSVGVPGTLLTWRDALDRWGTRSLAQTLRPAEQVARTGFTVDETFAGQVAANQAAFAQFSSTSALYLPGGHPPAVGATLRNPDLAATYRLIAQRGTDVFYRGRIGRDVLATVQSPPLAAQPTTSWPYPIRPAAMTAADLASYRTRSPAPTRSDYRGLEVYGMATPSSGGTAVGEALDILERFDLRSMTAPQALHHYLEASALAFADRNRYVGDGTPRPTLRELLSDAYAAERACRIDPAAALPKPVAPGVPDGSYGGCQAAARADTRDDRTGTTNLTVADRWGNVVEYTLTIEATGGSAMVVPGRGFLLNNELTDFNFSPTQGTAPDPNLPAPGKRPRSSMAPTIVLAGGRPFLAVGSPGGATIITTVLQTLVNRIDLGMTLPQALAAPRASQRNGTTTQAEPAFIAAYADGLPPGHVLASTTEIGAATGIEFLRDGRMVAVAEPERRGGGAAAVVSRPRH, from the coding sequence ATGCGAGGAGACCGTATGAGACCTCCGGCCCTCACTGCCGCGACGATGGTTCTGGCGACGGTCGGAGCGGTCGGCGTCTCCGCCCCCGCCCAGGCGAAACCGGTCGAACCGGCGAAGACACCCACCGCCGTCGGGTACGGAGGCGCGATCTCCACGGTGGACGCCACTGCCACCGCGGTCGGGCTCGACGTGCTGAAGCGCGGCGGCAACGCGGTCGACGCCGCGGTCGCCGCGGCCGCGACGCTCGGCGTCACCGAACCCTTCTCGGCCGGCATCGGGGGCGGTGGTTTCCTCGTCTACTACGACGCCCGCACCAAAAAGGTGCACACCATCGACGGCCGCGAGACCGCGCCGGCGTCGACGACCGAAACCCTCTTCATCGACCCGGCCACCGGGCAGCCGTACGCCTTCGACGAGGCCCGCATCAGCGGACTGTCGGTCGGCGTCCCCGGCACCCTGCTCACCTGGCGGGACGCGCTCGACCGGTGGGGAACCCGCTCGCTGGCGCAGACGCTACGACCCGCCGAACAGGTCGCGCGAACGGGCTTCACCGTCGATGAGACATTCGCCGGTCAGGTCGCCGCGAACCAGGCCGCCTTCGCCCAGTTCAGCTCCACCAGCGCGCTGTACCTGCCAGGCGGCCACCCACCGGCGGTCGGCGCGACCCTGCGCAACCCCGACCTCGCCGCGACCTACCGCCTCATCGCCCAGCGGGGCACCGACGTGTTCTACCGGGGTCGGATCGGCCGGGACGTGCTCGCCACCGTGCAGAGCCCACCGCTGGCCGCGCAGCCGACCACGTCGTGGCCGTATCCGATCCGTCCGGCCGCGATGACCGCCGCGGACCTCGCCTCCTACCGCACCCGCTCCCCGGCGCCCACCCGCTCGGACTACCGCGGCCTCGAGGTGTACGGCATGGCCACCCCGTCCAGCGGCGGCACCGCGGTCGGGGAAGCCCTCGACATCCTCGAACGGTTCGACCTGCGGTCGATGACCGCGCCCCAGGCGCTGCACCACTACCTGGAGGCCAGCGCGCTGGCGTTCGCCGACCGGAACCGCTACGTCGGCGACGGCACCCCCCGCCCGACGCTCCGCGAACTGCTCAGCGACGCGTACGCCGCCGAGCGGGCGTGCCGGATCGACCCGGCGGCGGCGCTGCCCAAGCCGGTCGCGCCAGGTGTACCGGACGGCAGCTACGGCGGATGCCAGGCGGCGGCGCGCGCCGACACCCGGGACGACCGCACGGGCACCACGAACCTGACCGTCGCCGACCGCTGGGGCAACGTCGTGGAGTACACGCTGACCATCGAGGCGACCGGTGGCAGCGCGATGGTCGTACCCGGACGGGGTTTCCTGCTCAACAACGAGCTGACCGACTTCAACTTCAGCCCGACGCAGGGGACGGCGCCGGACCCGAACCTGCCGGCGCCGGGCAAACGGCCGCGCAGCTCCATGGCTCCCACGATCGTGCTGGCCGGCGGACGGCCGTTCCTGGCCGTCGGCTCGCCGGGCGGGGCGACGATCATCACCACCGTCCTGCAGACACTGGTCAACCGCATCGACCTCGGCATGACGCTGCCGCAGGCGCTGGCCGCGCCGCGTGCGTCCCAACGCAACGGCACCACGACGCAGGCCGAGCCTGCCTTCATCGCCGCGTACGCCGACGGCCTCCCGCCGGGTCACGTCCTCGCGTCCACGACGGAGATCGGCGCCGCCACCGGCATCGAGTTTCTGCGGGACGGTCGGATGGTGGCCGTCGCCGAGCCGGAACGCCGCGGCGGCGGGGCGGCGGCCGTCGTCTCCCGGCCACGTCACTGA